One genomic window of Arachis stenosperma cultivar V10309 chromosome 10, arast.V10309.gnm1.PFL2, whole genome shotgun sequence includes the following:
- the LOC130954956 gene encoding zinc-finger homeodomain protein 10, giving the protein MEIISNNATTTITNPPKSPEPESETPTRIQPANTKPVSFSNGVLKRHHPPPHYHHQLASPTAVTAAVPVTYKECLKNHAASLGGHALDGCGEFMPAPTATAGDPTSIKCAACGCHRNFHRRDPDEPPPPPPLSPVIEYQPHHRHHPPPPAPPPPPFHHHHHRSPNSASPPPISSSYYPSAPHMLLALSSGGGLSVPPENTALPASNHHHHHHLSSRKRFRTKFTQEQKEKMHVFAERVGWKIQKRDEDLIQEFCHEVGVDRGVLKVWMHNNKNTFGKREREQGNNKNVLEGPGINGADDNNNNNKSNGLNGGMMMMMNGGDGSGHDDDGSADANGAGTNGSSSSS; this is encoded by the coding sequence ATGGAGATAATCAGCAACAACGCCACCACCACCATAACCAACCCACCAAAATCACCAGAACCCGAATCAGAAACTCCGACCCGGATCCAACCCGCAAACACTAAGCCTGTTTCATTCTCCAACGGAGTACTCAAGCGCCACCACCCTCCACCACACTACCACCACCAACTCGCAAGCCCTACCGCCGTCACCGCCGCCGTGCCGGTTACCTATAAGGAATGCTTGAAGAATCACGCCGCTAGTCTCGGTGGCCACGCGCTCGACGGCTGCGGCGAGTTCATGCCGGCGCCAACTGCTACCGCCGGCGATCCAACATCCATCAAGTGCGCCGCATGCGGCTGCCACCGTAACTTCCACCGCCGTGATCCCGACgagccaccaccaccaccacctctcTCTCCTGTAATCGAGTACCAACCTCACCACCGCCACCACCCTCCACCACCAGCTCCGCCACCTCCTCCgttccaccaccaccaccatcggAGCCCTAACTCCGCCTCACCACCTCCGATCTCCTCTTCCTACTACCCTTCCGCACCGCACATGCTCCTCGCTTTGTCCTCAGGCGGAGGCCTCTCCGTTCCACCGGAAAACACCGCCTTACCAGCctccaaccaccaccaccaccaccatctaAGTTCCCGAAAACGGTTCAGAACGAAGTTCACGCAGGAACAGAAGGAGAAGATGCACGTGTTCGCGGAACGCGTGGGTTGGAAGATTCAGAAGCGAGACGAAGATCTTATCCAGGAATTTTGCCATGAAGTCGGTGTTGATCGTGGCGTTCTCAAAGTTTGGATGCACAATAACAAGAACACGTTTgggaaaagagagagagaacaaGGTAATAATAAGAATGTTCTAGAAGGTCCTGGAATCAACGGTGCTGatgacaacaacaacaacaacaagagcaaTGGTTTGAACGGtgggatgatgatgatgatgaacggTGGTGATGGTAGCGgtcatgatgatgatggtagCGCTGATGCAAACGGTGCCGGTACTAATggctcttcctcttcttcttga